One Serpentinicella alkaliphila DNA segment encodes these proteins:
- the ruvA gene encoding Holliday junction branch migration protein RuvA, protein MYEYIKGRIEDILLDKIIVDVNGIGYRINSSLVSASQVTKGDIEKIFTYLVVREDEINLYGFKTREELNMFQKLLSVSKVGPKVAASILSMYNTSTLGQFILSNNIGAISKVSGVGKKTAERIILELKDKIDANDSLANDNIVEVVTASSKSEEAIEALMTLGYTKYEINKVLDGVGDDFTTEETIKLALKRLM, encoded by the coding sequence TTGTACGAGTATATTAAAGGTAGGATAGAGGATATATTATTAGATAAAATTATTGTTGATGTTAATGGAATTGGTTATAGAATAAATAGTTCGTTAGTAAGTGCTTCGCAGGTTACAAAGGGTGACATAGAAAAAATATTTACATATCTCGTAGTAAGAGAAGATGAAATAAATCTATATGGGTTTAAAACAAGAGAAGAATTAAATATGTTTCAAAAGTTACTTTCTGTTTCAAAGGTTGGACCAAAGGTAGCCGCAAGTATACTGTCCATGTATAACACTTCAACTCTAGGACAATTTATTTTATCTAACAATATTGGAGCTATCTCTAAGGTTTCAGGGGTTGGTAAAAAAACTGCTGAGAGAATAATATTAGAGCTTAAAGATAAAATAGATGCTAATGATTCCTTGGCTAATGATAATATTGTTGAAGTAGTTACTGCAAGCAGTAAAAGTGAAGAGGCTATTGAGGCTTTAATGACACTAGGCTATACAAAATACGAAATAAATAAAGTTTTAGATGGTGTAGGTGACGACTTTACAACTGAAGAAACAATAAAGCTAGCGTTGAAGCGACTTATGTAA
- a CDS encoding heavy-metal-associated domain-containing protein — MKANKFKLNTDVKSNGKNIHNSISKLDGINSVRLDSFANTVTVNYDDSKVSSSEIESILRQKNYL; from the coding sequence ATGAAAGCAAATAAATTTAAACTAAATACTGATGTAAAATCTAATGGAAAAAATATTCATAATTCTATATCTAAACTTGATGGTATTAATTCGGTTAGATTAGACTCCTTTGCTAATACAGTTACTGTTAATTATGATGATTCTAAAGTTTCTTCTTCTGAAATAGAATCAATCTTACGACAAAAAAACTATTTATAA
- the ruvC gene encoding crossover junction endodeoxyribonuclease RuvC, which produces MIILGIDPGIAITGYGLIKYSGNRFEVINYGAVTTDSKMPMPLRLKKIYDELDSIIDVYNPEAVVVEELFFNTNAKTAIVVGQARGVAVLVAANNNKEIFEYTPLQVKQGVVGYGRADKNQVQQMIKTILNLNKVPKPDDVADALAIAICHAHSGKFKSLFQIK; this is translated from the coding sequence ATGATTATATTAGGTATTGACCCTGGTATCGCTATAACTGGATATGGACTTATTAAATATTCCGGCAACCGTTTTGAAGTTATCAATTATGGTGCCGTAACAACAGATAGTAAGATGCCAATGCCACTAAGACTAAAGAAGATTTATGATGAGCTAGATAGTATTATAGATGTTTATAACCCTGAAGCAGTAGTAGTAGAAGAACTTTTTTTTAATACAAATGCTAAAACTGCAATTGTTGTTGGACAGGCTAGAGGTGTTGCTGTACTCGTTGCTGCGAATAACAATAAAGAAATATTTGAATATACACCTCTACAAGTTAAGCAAGGGGTAGTGGGGTATGGTAGAGCAGACAAAAATCAAGTACAGCAAATGATAAAAACTATTTTGAATTTAAATAAGGTACCAAAGCCTGATGATGTTGCGGATGCTTTGGCAATTGCAATATGTCATGCACATTCCGGTAAGTTTAAAAGTTTATTTCAAATTAAATAA
- the scfB gene encoding thioether cross-link-forming SCIFF peptide maturase, translated as MIHKFHSEGTYVVLDVNSGAVHVVDEIAFNVLDYYPQKDKLEVVGILSQKYDSQDIKEAIEEIDTLIKDGLLYREERYITHENFINKKPVVKALCLHIAHDCNIRCQYCFASQGNFKGERSMMSVDIGKKAIDFLLEKSGTRRNLEVDFFGGEPLMNMDTIKEIVSYGRLKEKEYNKNIRFTLTTNGVLLNDENMKYINDEIHNIVLSIDGRPETNDKMRYTINGDGTYELILPKIKKMAELRKDKHYYVRGTFTRHNKDFAEDVLHLADLGFENLSVEPVVAEPHHDYAIREEDLPQIFMQYDYLADQLLKRSKTDKKFNFFHFNIDLNQGPCVIKRLLGCGAGAEYLAVTPEGELYPCHQFVGNEKFKVGNVIDVSLDTTLYNHFSEAHVYNKEKCNECWAKFYCSGGCHANAYNFNQDIYKPYSIGCEMEKKRIECAIMIQAKLSNEEQM; from the coding sequence ATGATCCATAAGTTTCATTCGGAGGGTACATATGTAGTACTAGATGTTAATAGTGGGGCAGTTCATGTTGTAGATGAAATTGCATTTAATGTACTAGATTACTATCCTCAGAAAGATAAATTAGAGGTTGTAGGTATATTAAGTCAAAAATACGATAGTCAAGATATAAAAGAGGCTATAGAAGAAATTGACACTTTAATTAAAGACGGGCTATTATATAGAGAAGAAAGATATATAACCCATGAAAATTTTATTAATAAAAAGCCTGTAGTTAAGGCCCTTTGCTTACACATTGCCCATGATTGCAATATACGATGTCAATACTGCTTCGCCTCACAAGGTAACTTTAAGGGTGAAAGGTCTATGATGTCTGTAGATATAGGGAAAAAAGCAATCGATTTTTTATTAGAGAAGTCGGGTACAAGAAGAAATTTAGAGGTAGACTTCTTTGGTGGAGAGCCTTTAATGAATATGGATACAATTAAGGAAATAGTAAGCTATGGTAGATTAAAGGAGAAGGAATATAATAAAAATATTCGATTTACGTTAACTACTAATGGTGTATTATTAAATGATGAAAATATGAAGTACATCAATGATGAGATACACAATATTGTTTTAAGTATAGACGGAAGACCTGAAACTAATGATAAAATGAGATATACAATCAATGGTGATGGAACCTATGAATTAATTCTTCCAAAGATTAAAAAAATGGCAGAGCTTAGGAAGGACAAGCATTACTATGTAAGAGGAACCTTTACTAGACATAATAAGGATTTTGCAGAGGATGTACTTCACTTAGCTGACTTAGGTTTTGAAAACCTATCCGTAGAGCCTGTTGTTGCTGAACCTCATCATGATTATGCTATTAGGGAAGAGGACTTGCCACAAATATTTATGCAATATGATTATTTAGCAGATCAACTATTGAAAAGAAGCAAAACAGATAAAAAATTCAATTTCTTCCACTTTAATATTGATTTAAACCAAGGTCCATGTGTAATCAAAAGATTATTAGGATGTGGTGCAGGTGCTGAATATCTAGCTGTTACTCCTGAAGGAGAGCTTTATCCATGTCATCAATTTGTTGGAAATGAAAAATTTAAGGTCGGTAATGTTATAGATGTTTCTTTAGACACCACCTTATATAATCATTTTTCTGAAGCTCATGTATACAATAAGGAAAAATGCAATGAGTGTTGGGCAAAGTTTTATTGTAGCGGCGGGTGCCATGCCAATGCATATAACTTTAACCAGGACATATATAAGCCATATAGTATAGGCTGTGAGATGGAGAAGAAAAGAATTGAGTGCGCTATTATGATTCAAGCGAAATTATCCAACGAAGAACAGATGTAA
- a CDS encoding DUF2905 domain-containing protein gives MEQFSRIFIYLGIGLIVVGLLLGFGGRLGLGRLPGDLFFRKGNVSFYFPVATSIILSVLLTVILNIFFRRP, from the coding sequence ATGGAACAATTTAGTAGGATATTCATTTACTTAGGAATAGGGTTAATAGTAGTAGGACTATTGCTCGGATTTGGTGGAAGACTTGGTCTTGGTAGACTTCCAGGAGATCTGTTTTTTAGGAAAGGTAACGTAAGTTTTTATTTTCCAGTAGCAACTAGCATAATACTCAGTGTACTACTAACGGTAATATTAAATATATTTTTTCGAAGACCCTAA
- the scfA gene encoding six-cysteine ranthipeptide SCIFF has product MKHIKTLSGATLANSASKGGCGECQTSCQSACKTSCTVANQECENR; this is encoded by the coding sequence ATGAAACATATTAAAACACTTAGTGGAGCGACTTTAGCTAATAGTGCTTCTAAAGGCGGATGTGGAGAATGTCAAACTTCTTGTCAATCTGCTTGTAAAACTTCTTGTACTGTTGCAAACCAAGAGTGCGAAAACCGTTAA
- the queA gene encoding tRNA preQ1(34) S-adenosylmethionine ribosyltransferase-isomerase QueA, producing the protein MKTKDFDFFLPEHLIAQHPLEKRDHSRLMVIERDTGDINHKHFYNIIDYLNENDCLVLNDTRVLPARLIGEKEETGGKVEFLLLKRTSLDTWETLVKPGKKAKIGSKFSFGEGMLNLEVVDIGEEGSRIVKFSYDGIFEEVLERLGKMPLPPYITAELEDKERYQTVYSKEVGSAAAPTAGLHFTEELLEKIKNKGVNIVYITLHVGLGTFRPVKAEDISEHKMHSEFYSISEKAAKTINECKSNGNKVIAVGTTSCRTLESASEVPGKIESKTGWTDIFIFPGYKFKIIDSLITNFHLPESTLIMLVSALAGRENILNAYKVAVEEEYRFFSFGDAMLLK; encoded by the coding sequence ATGAAGACAAAGGATTTTGATTTTTTTCTTCCGGAGCATTTAATTGCGCAACATCCTTTAGAAAAAAGAGACCATTCAAGGTTAATGGTTATAGAAAGAGATACGGGAGATATTAATCATAAGCATTTTTACAACATAATTGACTATTTAAATGAAAATGATTGCTTAGTATTAAATGATACAAGAGTTTTACCTGCGAGACTAATCGGTGAAAAGGAAGAAACCGGTGGTAAGGTTGAATTTCTTTTATTAAAAAGAACTAGCCTAGATACATGGGAAACTTTAGTTAAACCAGGAAAAAAAGCTAAAATTGGCTCTAAGTTTTCCTTTGGTGAAGGTATGTTAAATCTCGAAGTAGTTGACATTGGCGAAGAGGGTTCACGTATTGTTAAATTTTCATATGATGGAATATTTGAAGAAGTATTAGAACGATTAGGTAAAATGCCTTTACCTCCATATATAACCGCTGAATTAGAAGATAAGGAAAGGTATCAAACTGTATATTCTAAGGAGGTTGGCTCTGCTGCAGCACCAACAGCTGGTTTGCATTTTACAGAGGAGCTATTAGAAAAAATCAAAAACAAAGGCGTTAATATAGTATATATTACATTACACGTAGGCTTAGGTACATTTAGGCCCGTTAAAGCTGAGGATATTTCCGAGCATAAAATGCATTCTGAGTTTTATAGTATTTCAGAAAAAGCAGCTAAAACAATTAATGAATGTAAAAGTAACGGAAATAAGGTTATAGCAGTAGGAACAACTAGTTGTAGAACACTTGAATCAGCTAGCGAAGTTCCTGGTAAAATAGAAAGTAAAACAGGATGGACAGATATATTTATTTTTCCTGGCTATAAATTTAAAATAATTGATAGCCTAATTACTAATTTCCATCTCCCGGAGTCTACGCTAATTATGCTAGTAAGTGCTTTGGCAGGCAGAGAAAATATTTTAAATGCTTATAAAGTTGCAGTTGAAGAAGAATATAGATTCTTTAGCTTTGGAGATGCAATGTTATTAAAATAG
- a CDS encoding SpoIID/LytB domain-containing protein: MKMRRYLVLALIINLILLNLSSILAYGNNISPEFIKVGLFFSNSSKSVVNLRGSSQISVGRYEGNQFIELLNLGQDNSIFVRKDAYYMGANGNYVEFTGDINSASGQNIKGPFHVQIGDNFSSREQALGLINSLAINEQPYLVYENGWKVFVGLYTTLDQAQNAAGLIQSACGQSVTVINPSSTRVQVLNSSDRVLFMFDSKEELHFRTSTVISVDGRNYRGSITFLRQTGSDMTVINRLPFEEYLYGVIPREMPASWPREALKAQAVAARSFATTAYNKFSHLGFNVCNTVNSQVYGGFDGENPNSNAAVEETRGKVVAFNGKIIDAYFHSNSGGHTENSENIWSAVVPYIRGVQDDYSLDAPNSSWQVTLSKTEVRNILEQNNIFIGDVLDIIVTSRSINGRILTLEVIGTNGKEVMQKQRSRTIFGLRSSWFDVNSGTSSASSMTLKNDSNQSSASIDGKHVISRSGVTKLNNLDNTRVYNGQQYKEIVVNTNSQGDFVFNGRGFGHGLGMSQHGAKKMAELNLTYVDILTHYYTGVKVE; this comes from the coding sequence ATGAAAATGAGAAGGTATTTAGTATTAGCATTAATTATTAATCTAATTTTGTTAAACTTAAGTAGTATATTAGCCTACGGGAACAATATTTCACCAGAATTTATTAAAGTAGGTTTGTTTTTTAGTAATTCTTCAAAGTCGGTAGTGAACTTACGGGGATCTTCACAAATATCCGTAGGTAGATATGAAGGGAATCAATTCATAGAGTTACTAAATCTTGGGCAAGATAATAGTATATTCGTAAGAAAAGATGCATATTACATGGGTGCAAACGGCAATTATGTAGAATTTACTGGAGACATTAATAGTGCCAGTGGACAAAACATAAAGGGGCCTTTCCATGTACAAATAGGAGATAATTTTAGTTCGAGGGAACAGGCTTTAGGATTAATAAACTCTTTAGCCATTAATGAGCAGCCATATTTAGTTTATGAGAATGGCTGGAAGGTATTCGTAGGGCTATATACTACTTTAGATCAAGCACAAAATGCTGCGGGCTTAATTCAATCAGCTTGCGGCCAAAGTGTAACTGTTATTAATCCTTCTTCGACTAGAGTACAGGTGTTAAATTCTTCTGATAGAGTATTGTTTATGTTTGACTCCAAGGAAGAATTGCATTTTAGAACTTCCACTGTAATTAGTGTAGATGGTAGAAATTATAGGGGTAGTATAACTTTTCTGAGACAAACAGGTAGTGATATGACAGTAATAAATAGATTACCATTTGAAGAGTATTTATATGGAGTTATACCTAGAGAGATGCCTGCTTCTTGGCCGAGAGAGGCTTTAAAGGCCCAAGCAGTAGCAGCTAGAAGTTTCGCAACTACAGCATACAACAAGTTTTCACATTTAGGCTTCAATGTTTGTAATACTGTTAATTCACAGGTATATGGTGGCTTCGATGGAGAAAATCCAAATAGTAATGCGGCAGTAGAAGAAACTAGAGGCAAGGTTGTTGCCTTTAATGGAAAAATTATTGATGCATATTTCCATTCAAATAGTGGTGGACATACAGAAAATAGTGAAAATATTTGGTCAGCTGTTGTACCATATATTAGAGGAGTTCAGGATGATTATTCTTTAGATGCTCCAAATTCTTCATGGCAAGTAACTCTTAGCAAGACAGAAGTTAGAAATATATTAGAACAAAATAATATTTTTATCGGCGATGTTTTAGATATTATAGTGACTTCTAGGTCGATTAATGGTAGAATATTGACTTTGGAGGTTATTGGAACAAATGGTAAAGAAGTTATGCAAAAACAAAGATCAAGAACTATCTTTGGACTTAGAAGTAGTTGGTTTGATGTTAACAGTGGAACTTCTTCTGCTTCGTCTATGACTTTAAAAAATGATTCAAATCAATCATCTGCTAGCATAGACGGAAAGCATGTTATTTCTAGGAGTGGTGTAACAAAATTAAATAATTTAGATAATACTAGAGTATATAATGGGCAACAATATAAGGAGATAGTAGTGAATACAAATTCCCAAGGTGACTTTGTGTTTAATGGCCGTGGCTTTGGTCATGGCTTAGGTATGAGTCAGCATGGGGCCAAAAAAATGGCAGAACTGAATTTAACATATGTAGATATATTAACTCATTATTATACAGGAGTGAAGGTGGAATAA
- the ruvB gene encoding Holliday junction branch migration DNA helicase RuvB produces MLREFDERIVTKDAKDEDKDIEVGLRPKMLNEYIGQDKVKEKLKIFIEAALQRNESLDHVLLYGPPGLGKTTLSTIIANEMNVNIRVTSGPAIERPGDLAAILTNLSDNDVLFIDEIHRLNRSVEEVLYPAMEDFALDIIIGKGPSARSIRLDLNRFTLIGATTRAGQLTSPLRDRFGVICKLELYDTNMLKRIIKRSADILKVYIDDGGAKEIALRSRGTPRIANRLLKRVRDYSQVRANGSITEDVAKNALDLLEIDSLGLDNVDKRMIEVMIENFGGGPVGLDTLAASTGEERSTIEDVYEPYLLQIGFINRTPRGRVVLEKGYKHFNIPYNKE; encoded by the coding sequence GTGCTAAGGGAGTTTGACGAAAGAATAGTTACAAAGGACGCTAAAGATGAAGATAAGGATATAGAAGTAGGTCTAAGGCCTAAAATGCTTAATGAATATATCGGACAAGATAAAGTTAAAGAAAAGCTTAAGATATTCATTGAGGCAGCACTACAGAGAAATGAGTCATTAGACCATGTTCTTCTATATGGGCCACCGGGTCTTGGAAAAACAACCTTATCAACAATAATTGCAAATGAAATGAATGTAAATATTAGAGTTACCTCAGGTCCTGCCATAGAAAGACCTGGAGATTTAGCGGCAATACTTACTAATTTATCTGATAATGATGTTCTGTTTATAGATGAAATACATAGATTAAATAGATCTGTAGAGGAAGTTTTATATCCTGCAATGGAAGATTTCGCCCTTGACATAATAATTGGTAAAGGGCCAAGTGCTAGGTCAATAAGATTAGACTTAAATAGATTTACTTTAATAGGTGCTACGACAAGGGCTGGTCAATTAACATCCCCCTTAAGAGATAGATTTGGAGTTATATGTAAGCTTGAATTATATGATACAAATATGTTAAAGAGAATAATTAAAAGGTCAGCAGATATACTAAAAGTGTATATAGATGACGGCGGAGCAAAGGAAATAGCTCTTAGATCTAGAGGAACCCCAAGAATTGCAAATAGGTTGCTTAAAAGAGTAAGGGATTATTCTCAAGTAAGGGCAAATGGAAGTATTACTGAAGACGTAGCTAAAAATGCACTGGATTTGTTAGAAATAGATTCCCTCGGATTAGATAATGTTGATAAAAGAATGATAGAAGTAATGATTGAAAACTTTGGTGGTGGACCAGTAGGATTAGATACTTTAGCTGCCTCAACTGGAGAAGAAAGATCAACTATAGAGGATGTCTATGAACCTTATCTACTTCAAATAGGGTTTATTAATAGGACCCCTAGGGGCAGAGTAGTGCTAGAGAAAGGTTACAAACATTTTAATATACCATATAATAAGGAGTAG
- the yajC gene encoding preprotein translocase subunit YajC, whose protein sequence is METLSQLVLPFGFAAGIYFLMIRPQQKKDKKIKNMRNNLKVGDEVTTIGGIYGKVIKIKDDIITIEVGSDKTKLAIAKWAVGDVVNPENN, encoded by the coding sequence ATGGAAACACTGAGTCAATTAGTATTACCTTTTGGGTTTGCTGCAGGTATTTATTTTCTTATGATTCGCCCACAACAAAAGAAGGACAAGAAGATTAAAAATATGAGAAATAACCTAAAGGTTGGAGACGAGGTAACTACAATCGGTGGGATATATGGAAAAGTAATTAAAATCAAAGATGATATAATTACTATTGAAGTAGGTTCGGATAAAACTAAGCTTGCAATTGCTAAATGGGCAGTAGGAGATGTTGTTAATCCTGAGAATAATTAA
- a CDS encoding TIGR04086 family membrane protein, with protein MKFKARNRIKPKTQTSTKVKNNNIIKTYGMGLIRGYVLSLVLFLISAVLFTYTKLSEGIIPALISFVMIISVAYSAIYVSVHRKSKGWLHGAIIGVIYMVLIVALSLIFIPGFTLDKAVYYRIIICKVTGLVGGMIGINIK; from the coding sequence TTGAAATTTAAAGCTAGAAATAGAATAAAACCTAAAACACAAACTTCTACAAAGGTTAAAAATAATAATATTATAAAAACCTATGGTATGGGCTTAATTAGGGGTTACGTGCTTTCTCTAGTTCTATTTTTAATTAGTGCCGTATTATTTACCTATACGAAGTTATCGGAAGGTATAATTCCTGCATTAATTTCATTTGTAATGATCATAAGCGTTGCCTATTCAGCTATCTATGTTTCTGTCCATAGAAAAAGTAAAGGCTGGCTTCATGGTGCAATCATAGGTGTAATTTATATGGTACTTATAGTTGCTTTAAGCTTAATATTTATTCCAGGGTTTACCCTAGACAAAGCCGTATATTATAGAATAATAATCTGTAAAGTTACTGGTTTAGTAGGTGGAATGATAGGTATAAATATAAAATAA
- the tgt gene encoding tRNA guanosine(34) transglycosylase Tgt, with protein sequence MGIKYELIKECKQSGARLGKIYTPHGVIETPIFMPVGTQATVKTMTKEELEEIHSQIILSNTYHLYLRPGHELIKKAGGLHKFMNWDKPILTDSGGFQVFSLGDLRKITEEGVEFRSHIDGSKHFISPEKAVEIQTALGSDIMMAFDECAPYPADREYVKNSLERTTRWAKRCKEAHWNTEKQSLFGIIQGGMYNDLRKISAEQIIELDFPGYAVGGLSVGEPKPLMYEVLDHTTPLMPKDKPRYLMGVGSPDALIEGVIRGIDMFDCVLPTRIGRNGTAMTSHGKVIIKNAKHTESFEPLDVECGCYTCKNYSRAYLRHLFKADEILGLRLLTYHNLYFLLKLMEEMRQAIREDRLLDYRKSFYEKYGLK encoded by the coding sequence ATGGGTATTAAATATGAACTCATTAAAGAGTGCAAGCAATCAGGAGCGAGACTTGGCAAAATTTATACACCTCATGGTGTAATAGAAACTCCGATATTTATGCCGGTTGGAACACAGGCAACTGTTAAAACAATGACAAAAGAGGAGCTAGAGGAAATACACTCCCAAATAATTCTTAGTAATACATACCATTTATACCTTAGACCTGGTCATGAATTGATTAAAAAGGCTGGGGGATTACATAAATTCATGAATTGGGATAAACCAATACTAACGGATAGCGGCGGTTTCCAAGTGTTTAGTCTTGGGGATTTAAGAAAAATAACTGAAGAAGGGGTAGAATTTAGATCACACATTGATGGGTCTAAGCATTTTATTAGCCCAGAAAAGGCTGTTGAAATCCAAACAGCTCTAGGTTCAGACATAATGATGGCATTTGACGAGTGTGCCCCTTATCCTGCAGATAGAGAGTATGTAAAAAATTCATTAGAGAGAACTACTCGATGGGCAAAGAGATGCAAAGAGGCCCATTGGAATACTGAAAAACAGAGTTTGTTCGGGATTATACAAGGTGGAATGTATAATGACCTTAGAAAAATAAGTGCTGAACAAATAATCGAATTAGATTTTCCAGGTTATGCAGTAGGAGGATTAAGTGTTGGGGAGCCTAAGCCTTTAATGTATGAAGTATTAGACCATACAACTCCATTAATGCCTAAGGATAAACCAAGATATTTAATGGGTGTTGGAAGTCCAGATGCCTTAATCGAAGGTGTAATTAGAGGGATAGATATGTTTGACTGCGTACTACCGACTAGAATCGGTAGAAACGGTACTGCTATGACTAGTCATGGTAAAGTAATTATTAAAAATGCAAAGCATACTGAATCCTTTGAACCCTTAGATGTAGAATGTGGCTGCTATACATGTAAAAATTATTCAAGAGCATATTTAAGACATTTATTTAAGGCAGATGAAATATTAGGTTTAAGATTACTGACATATCATAACCTATATTTCTTATTGAAATTAATGGAAGAAATGAGACAGGCCATTAGAGAAGATAGATTGTTGGATTATAGGAAAAGTTTTTACGAAAAGTATGGCCTTAAATAA
- a CDS encoding FAD-dependent oxidoreductase has product MMLKSKLLKLTMVIMLVGSLIVGCSSPATPSTTNGDKISTDVVVIGSGGAGLSAAIEAKNAGLEVIVVEKMAFVGGNTLRATGGLNAAGTSVQEALGIEDSAEVHYADTMKGGYDKNDPELVKAFTDNAADAIEWLLSLGGDFNDVGKLAGSTNNRSHRPSGGAPVGPEVVKTLKTATEQLGIQIMTETTAIEIVAENNVVSGIVAEDKDGKVINIEAKAVILATGGFGANATMLVEWDSALEGFGTTNQPGATGDGIAMATAIGAALVDMEEIQTHPTAVPSNGYMITEAVRGNGAILINRDGKRFVNELATRDVVSAAMLAQEGQTGFLFFDQSVTDSLKAIQDYIYQGIVIDGETIDELAGKLEIDTEALVATVQAYNGFVTSGVDGEFGRNDMPRSLKVSKFYAIEVGPAVHHTMGGIKINNKAEVINVEGSPIVGLFAAGEVTGGVHGGNRLGGNALADIVVFGRIAGKSATEFLNN; this is encoded by the coding sequence ATGATGTTAAAGAGTAAATTATTAAAACTAACCATGGTAATTATGTTAGTTGGAAGTCTAATAGTAGGCTGTAGTTCACCTGCTACACCTAGTACAACGAATGGGGATAAAATTAGTACAGATGTAGTAGTAATAGGTTCTGGTGGAGCGGGATTATCTGCTGCTATAGAAGCTAAAAATGCAGGATTAGAAGTAATTGTAGTTGAAAAGATGGCATTTGTAGGTGGAAATACATTAAGAGCAACAGGTGGTTTAAATGCTGCGGGTACTTCTGTACAAGAAGCATTAGGAATTGAAGATAGTGCTGAAGTGCATTATGCTGACACTATGAAAGGTGGATATGATAAAAATGATCCAGAATTAGTTAAAGCCTTTACTGATAATGCAGCTGATGCAATTGAATGGTTATTATCTCTAGGTGGAGACTTTAATGACGTTGGTAAATTAGCAGGTTCTACAAATAACCGTTCCCATCGTCCATCCGGTGGAGCTCCTGTAGGTCCAGAAGTTGTTAAAACTTTAAAAACAGCAACAGAGCAACTAGGGATTCAAATTATGACAGAGACTACTGCAATCGAAATTGTAGCAGAAAATAATGTAGTATCTGGGATCGTTGCTGAAGATAAAGACGGAAAAGTTATTAACATAGAGGCAAAAGCTGTTATTTTAGCAACTGGTGGTTTTGGCGCCAATGCTACTATGCTAGTTGAGTGGGATAGTGCATTAGAAGGATTTGGTACAACTAATCAGCCTGGAGCTACTGGAGATGGAATTGCAATGGCTACGGCTATAGGTGCTGCCCTAGTAGATATGGAAGAGATTCAAACTCATCCAACTGCAGTACCAAGTAATGGTTATATGATTACTGAGGCTGTTAGAGGTAATGGAGCTATATTAATAAATAGAGATGGAAAGAGATTTGTAAATGAATTAGCAACAAGAGATGTTGTTTCTGCTGCTATGTTGGCACAAGAAGGACAAACGGGTTTCCTATTTTTTGATCAAAGCGTAACGGATTCTTTAAAAGCTATCCAAGACTATATTTACCAAGGAATTGTTATAGATGGTGAGACTATAGACGAGTTGGCAGGAAAATTAGAAATAGATACAGAAGCATTAGTTGCTACTGTTCAAGCTTATAATGGTTTTGTTACTTCAGGAGTAGATGGAGAATTTGGAAGAAATGATATGCCAAGATCTCTAAAAGTTAGTAAGTTTTATGCTATAGAAGTAGGTCCAGCAGTTCACCATACAATGGGTGGTATAAAGATTAATAATAAAGCGGAAGTAATAAATGTAGAAGGTAGCCCAATTGTTGGTTTATTTGCAGCAGGTGAAGTAACTGGCGGAGTACATGGGGGTAATAGATTAGGTGGAAATGCATTAGCAGACATAGTTGTATTCGGTAGAATAGCTGGAAAAAGCGCTACAGAATTTTTAAATAATTAA